In Xiphias gladius isolate SHS-SW01 ecotype Sanya breed wild chromosome 6, ASM1685928v1, whole genome shotgun sequence, a single genomic region encodes these proteins:
- the lingo3a gene encoding leucine-rich repeat and immunoglobulin-like domain-containing nogo receptor-interacting protein 3a, with product MGVSLGQDISWLLPFLFLLLMITVSHNQSQGCPQRCECIAKLKTVSCYGKRLSALPDGIPLDTKILDLSGNKLRWVEHGDLLLYPRLEKLDLSENMISVLEPNAFSSLQNLQSLSLRGNQLKLVPMGAFSRLSNLTSLDLSGNKIVILLDFTFQDLKSLKNLEVGDNDLVYISNKAFLGLVGLRELTIERCNLTSVSSQSLSYLHNLGTLRLRYLSISALEDQNFRKLGNLRGLEIDHWPFLEYISPHSLQGLNLSWLSITHTNITSVPTSALRSLAHLTSLNLSYNPISVLESWALRDLVRLKELHLVNTNLVVVQPYALGGLRQIRLLNLSTNSLVTLEEGAFQSVNTLETLRLDGNPLACDCRLLWILQRRKTLNFDGASPVCMMPVEVQGRALNAFSDSALFDHFTCQKPKIRNRKLQQISAREGQVVSFICRAEGEPTPVIFWISPQRRRITTKSSGRLTVLPEGTLEIRYAQVTDSGTYICIASNAGGNDTYFATLTVSGLPLDPALMANRTYYAGDLNDTNLNDTRVFLKFTLDLKTILISTAMGCIMFLGVVLFCFILLFVWSRGRGQHKNNFSVEYSFRKVDGPAASGGQGGARKFNMKMI from the coding sequence ATGGGGGTGAGCCTGGGCCAGGATATAAGCTGGCTCCTGCCTTTCCTGTTCTTGCTACTGATGATCACGGTGTCACACAACCAGAGCCAAGGATGTCCCCAACGTTGTGAGTGCATTGCAAAGCTCAAGACTGTGTCCTGTTATGGTAAACGCCTGTCTGCACTGCCAGACGGCATCCCACTGGACACTAAGATCCTGGATCTAAGTGGGAATAAACTTCGCTGGGTAGAGCATGGTGACCTGCTTCTATATCCACGTCTGGAAAAGCTGGACCTGAGTGAGAATATGATTAGTGTCCTGGAACCGAATGCTTTTTCTAGTCTCCAGAACCTGCAGTCGCTTTCACTGAGGGGTAACCAATTGAAGCTGGTCCCCATGGGGGCTTTCTCACGTCTCTCCAACCTAACTTCACTGGACCTCAGTGGGAATAAGATTGTGATTCTTTTGGACTTTACCTTCCAAGACCTGAAAAGTCTAAAAAACCTGGAGGTTGGAGACAATGATCTAGTTTATATCTCCAACAAGGCCTTTCTGGGTTTAGTGGGGCTGAGGGAGCTGACCATTGAGAGGTGCAACCTGACCTCTGTGTCTAGTCAGTCTTTGTCTTACCTGCATAACCTGGGGACTCTGCGGCTCCGCTACCTCAGTATCTCCGCCTTAGAGGACCAGAACTTCCGGAAGCTGGGGAACCTGAGGGGGCTCGAGATAGATCACTGGCCCTTTTTGGAGTACATTTCCCCTCACAGCCTGCAGGGTCTTAACTTGTCCTGGCTGTCTATTACGCACACCAACATCACCTCTGTGCCGACCTCTGCCCTGCGCAGTCTGGCTCACCTCACCAGCCTCAACCTCTCCTACAACCCTATATCTGTGTTGGAGTCATGGGCCCTGCGGGACCTTGTTAGGCTGAAGGAGCTGCATCTGGTCAACACTAACCTGGTAGTAGTGCAGCCATATGCACTGGGTGGTCTAAGGCAAATCCGCCTTCTTAACCTCTCCACTAACAGCCTGGTGACCCTAGAAGAGGGAGCCTTTCAATCTGTCAACACTCTGGAGACGCTGCGATTGGATGGAAACCCTCTGGCCTGTGACTGCCGCTTGCTCTGGATCCTTCAGCGCAGGAAGACCCTCAATTTTGATGGCGCTTCCCCAGTGTGTATGATGCCTGTTGAGGTGCAAGGACGGGCTCTTAACGCTTTCTCTGACTCAGCTCTCTTTGACCACTTTACTTGCCAGAAGCCCAAAATCCGCAACAGGAAACTGCAGCAGATATCTGCCCGTGAGGGACAGGTCGTGTCATTCATTTGCAGGGCAGAAGGTGAGCCAACACCAGTGATATTCTGGATCTCTCCTCAGCGCCGCCGCATCACCACAAAGAGCAGTGGCCGCCTAACGGTATTACCAGAAGGCACACTGGAAATACGGTACGCCCAGGTAACAGATAGTGGAACTTACATCTGCATAGCCAGCAATGCTGGTGGAAATGACACCTATTTTGCCACACTTACAGTTAGTGGGCTGCCACTAGATCCAGCTCTCATGGCCAACCGTACTTACTATGCTGGGGATCTTAATGACACAAATCTAAATGATACCAGAGTCTTCTTGAAGTTTACTCTGGACCTCAAGACTATCCTTATATCCACAGCTATGGGCTGTATCATGTTCCTGGGGGTAgtccttttctgtttcattctaCTGTTTGTGTGGAGTCGAGGGAGAGGgcagcacaaaaacaatttctcAGTGGAATATTCCTTCAGAAAAGTGGATGGACCCGCTGCTAGCGGAGGACAGGGTGGGGCGCGCAAGTtcaacatgaaaatgatttga